The following proteins come from a genomic window of Vallitaleaceae bacterium 9-2:
- the smpB gene encoding SsrA-binding protein SmpB has translation MAKSKDAYRLVAQNKKAYHDYFVEEKFEAGIVLAGTEVKSMRQGKASIKESYVRIRNKEVFIQGMHITPYEKGNIFNKDPLRERKLLLNRYEINKLEGAIATKGYTLMPLKVYLKGSLMKVEIGLCKGKKIYDKRQDIAKKDQRRAAEKDFKVKNLY, from the coding sequence TTGGCTAAATCAAAAGATGCCTATCGTTTAGTAGCACAAAACAAAAAAGCATATCACGACTATTTTGTCGAAGAAAAATTTGAAGCCGGTATTGTTCTTGCTGGAACTGAGGTAAAGTCTATGCGACAAGGAAAGGCTTCAATTAAAGAAAGCTATGTCCGTATTCGCAACAAAGAAGTCTTTATCCAGGGAATGCACATAACGCCTTATGAAAAGGGTAATATCTTTAACAAAGATCCATTGCGTGAGCGTAAGCTCTTACTTAACCGTTATGAGATTAATAAGCTTGAAGGCGCTATTGCGACGAAAGGTTATACCTTAATGCCGCTAAAAGTATACCTCAAGGGAAGTCTCATGAAGGTCGAGATTGGCCTATGCAAGGGTAAGAAAATCTATGACAAACGTCAAGATATTGCAAAAAAAGATCAACGTAGAGCTGCCGAAAAAGACTTCAAGGTGAAAAACCTATATTAA
- the fliB gene encoding flagellin lysine-N-methylase, whose protein sequence is MKIRVPSYYKEFKCIASACEDTCCAGWDVVIDAKTYQAYQNMDGAFGERLRNKMIVDKEGDNIFVLDGIRCPFLDKENLCDIHKNLGEQYLCHTCKQYPRYREEFFGLREMGISLSCPEAARIILRNPAGIEFELSEDSAVSKELNEGEEDILQEFFRCRETIFQILETKDMPLGIRAAIVLKFVQEIQDRIDFSELNVLPELRQKYEDSHFISELVQKLCAFMGADDIKYHNVHAYFNTYSKLEHINSEDPLELNRILSIYWTSTRAGQGLYIQKHKEFNWYYMQKMDAFEKILVYFVYRYFMKSFYDYDMLSKIKVALMSTIMVKELAVIRWIEKGELSESDMVDISHTYSKDIEHLEENIETLATIFETEDVYTVDKIIETLIHEF, encoded by the coding sequence ATGAAAATACGCGTGCCGAGTTATTACAAGGAGTTTAAATGCATAGCATCAGCATGTGAAGATACTTGTTGTGCAGGGTGGGATGTTGTAATTGATGCTAAAACCTATCAGGCCTATCAGAATATGGACGGTGCCTTTGGAGAACGCTTAAGAAACAAGATGATTGTTGATAAAGAAGGTGACAACATTTTTGTTTTAGATGGTATACGATGTCCGTTTTTAGATAAGGAGAATTTGTGTGACATACATAAAAATCTTGGAGAACAGTATCTTTGCCACACATGTAAGCAATATCCACGATATAGAGAAGAGTTTTTTGGCTTAAGAGAAATGGGGATTTCCTTATCTTGTCCTGAAGCGGCAAGAATAATACTAAGAAATCCTGCAGGAATTGAATTTGAACTTAGCGAAGATAGTGCGGTTTCTAAAGAGCTAAATGAGGGAGAAGAAGATATATTGCAGGAGTTTTTTCGGTGCAGAGAGACTATTTTTCAAATCCTAGAGACCAAGGATATGCCCTTAGGGATTAGAGCAGCGATTGTGCTTAAGTTTGTACAAGAGATTCAAGATAGAATAGATTTTAGTGAACTGAATGTCTTGCCTGAACTTAGACAAAAATATGAAGATAGTCACTTTATTTCGGAATTGGTTCAAAAATTATGTGCTTTTATGGGAGCAGATGACATAAAGTATCATAACGTACATGCGTATTTTAATACATACAGTAAGTTAGAGCATATCAACAGCGAGGATCCCTTAGAGCTCAATAGGATTTTAAGTATATACTGGACAAGTACTAGAGCAGGTCAAGGGCTTTATATTCAAAAGCATAAAGAATTTAATTGGTATTACATGCAGAAGATGGATGCATTTGAAAAGATTTTGGTGTATTTTGTCTATAGGTATTTTATGAAGTCGTTTTACGACTATGATATGTTATCAAAAATTAAAGTGGCACTGATGAGTACAATTATGGTTAAAGAACTGGCTGTCATAAGGTGGATAGAGAAGGGAGAGCTGAGTGAAAGTGATATGGTAGACATAAGTCATACGTATTCAAAAGATATCGAACACTTAGAAGAGAATATAGAAACTTTAGCGACAATTTTTGAAACAGAGGACGTATATACTGTTGATAAAATTATAGAAACCTTGATACATGAATTTTAA
- the rnr gene encoding ribonuclease R has protein sequence MYEQRKDILQDHKKRKKILMDIISSNEYKPLKLKGFKILLGLDDQEVKELEFLLNELVTEGKLIVTNKQKYILNEDKNYLVGTFVSHPKGFGFVEIEGRDDDIFIPVDFTNGAFHGDTVSVNIKVEKSGERREEGEVVQVLKRGIDTLIGTFQKSKNFGFVVPDHKKLTKDIFIQNGKTNGAVNGHKVVVKILNWGREGKNPEGVVMSIIGHINDPETEIKSIMMAYGLATEFSQELMEEVKQVPDQLTQEMIDQEGHREDLRQEMTVTIDGKDAKDLDDAITLKKISKGFELGVHIADVTHYVREGSALDQEALERGTSVYLVDRVIPMLPHRLSNGICSLNAGEDRFALSCIMEIDQKGKVKKHRVVETIINVNERMNYDDVKQILVDHDLELKKRYHQQMDMFKTMEELQKILQERRRQRGSIEFDFPEAKFNLDDKGRIVDIYPYERSVATKVIEEFMLLANETIAEEFHWQEIPFLYRSHEEPDPEKIRNLTEFIRNYGYKLKGKELEPHPKEIQKLLVEIEGSEQETIISRLALRSMKQAKYTTTSDGHFGLATDYYTHFTSPIRRYPDLQIHRIIKDVINGRLDDRRYEHYEDIMDKVAAQTSKLERRAEEVEREVSKFKKAEYMEDKIGQMFRGVISGLTNWGIYVELPNTIEGLIPMNRLTDDYYNYDEKHMTLIGERSGRIFRLGEPVIVEVLSVDKRMRTIDFGILYEDVDDEE, from the coding sequence ATGTACGAACAAAGAAAAGACATTTTACAAGATCATAAAAAACGTAAAAAAATTCTCATGGATATTATATCCAGTAATGAATATAAACCTTTGAAGCTCAAAGGATTTAAAATACTACTTGGCCTTGATGACCAAGAGGTAAAAGAACTGGAGTTTTTATTAAACGAGCTTGTTACCGAAGGAAAACTCATTGTAACAAATAAACAAAAATATATTCTCAATGAAGATAAAAACTATTTGGTGGGCACATTTGTCTCCCATCCCAAGGGCTTTGGGTTTGTTGAGATTGAAGGACGGGATGATGATATATTTATCCCAGTGGATTTTACCAACGGGGCTTTTCATGGTGACACGGTATCGGTAAACATTAAAGTAGAAAAGTCCGGTGAGCGTCGTGAAGAAGGGGAAGTTGTTCAAGTTCTTAAGCGTGGAATTGATACGCTTATTGGGACGTTTCAAAAAAGTAAAAATTTTGGTTTTGTTGTTCCGGATCATAAAAAACTGACCAAAGATATATTTATACAAAATGGAAAAACCAATGGTGCCGTTAATGGACATAAGGTTGTTGTGAAGATACTTAACTGGGGACGTGAAGGTAAAAATCCAGAAGGTGTTGTTATGTCGATTATTGGACATATCAATGATCCTGAGACAGAGATTAAATCCATAATGATGGCCTATGGTCTAGCGACAGAGTTTTCTCAAGAGTTGATGGAAGAAGTCAAGCAGGTGCCGGATCAATTAACCCAAGAGATGATTGACCAAGAAGGTCATCGAGAAGACTTGCGTCAAGAGATGACGGTGACCATTGATGGTAAAGATGCCAAAGACCTGGATGATGCGATTACCTTAAAGAAAATATCCAAGGGGTTTGAACTTGGCGTTCATATTGCCGATGTGACGCATTATGTGCGAGAAGGGTCAGCCCTTGATCAGGAAGCTTTAGAGCGCGGCACAAGTGTGTATTTGGTGGACAGGGTTATACCGATGTTACCCCATCGCTTGTCCAACGGGATATGCTCTCTTAATGCGGGAGAAGACCGGTTTGCCCTAAGTTGTATTATGGAAATTGACCAAAAAGGAAAAGTAAAAAAACATCGAGTGGTTGAGACCATTATCAATGTGAATGAGCGCATGAATTATGATGATGTCAAACAAATTCTGGTGGACCATGATCTTGAATTGAAAAAGCGATATCATCAGCAGATGGACATGTTTAAAACGATGGAAGAACTACAGAAGATTTTGCAAGAGCGTAGACGTCAACGTGGCTCCATTGAATTTGATTTTCCAGAGGCTAAGTTCAACCTAGATGACAAAGGAAGAATTGTTGATATCTATCCATATGAACGGAGTGTAGCGACCAAGGTTATCGAGGAGTTTATGCTTTTGGCTAATGAAACGATTGCAGAAGAGTTTCACTGGCAAGAGATTCCTTTCCTCTATCGAAGCCATGAAGAACCCGATCCAGAAAAGATTCGTAACTTAACGGAGTTTATCCGTAACTATGGCTATAAATTAAAAGGAAAGGAACTTGAACCGCATCCCAAGGAGATTCAAAAACTTTTGGTTGAGATCGAAGGAAGCGAACAAGAGACTATCATTAGTCGATTAGCTCTTCGATCTATGAAACAGGCGAAGTATACAACTACAAGTGATGGACATTTTGGTTTGGCAACGGACTATTATACTCATTTTACTTCGCCGATCAGACGGTATCCGGATTTGCAGATCCATCGTATTATTAAGGATGTCATCAATGGACGTTTGGATGACAGGCGCTATGAGCATTATGAAGATATTATGGATAAGGTCGCGGCACAGACATCCAAATTAGAACGACGTGCTGAGGAAGTTGAACGGGAAGTATCGAAGTTCAAAAAAGCAGAATATATGGAAGATAAAATCGGACAGATGTTTCGTGGTGTTATCAGTGGCTTGACCAACTGGGGAATATATGTGGAACTTCCTAATACCATCGAGGGATTGATTCCGATGAATCGATTGACCGACGATTACTATAATTATGATGAAAAACACATGACGCTGATTGGAGAACGTAGTGGACGAATCTTTAGGTTAGGCGAACCTGTTATAGTAGAAGTCCTATCCGTGGATAAGCGCATGCGTACCATTGATTTTGGCATTCTCTATGAAGATGTCGACGACGAAGAGTAA
- a CDS encoding GGDEF domain-containing protein, with product MINKMFSKTPNVYSYDITEENIQQIGKNIKAINYKRLVIFSFLTMVLEVLLIVFNDIPALTNQKHGEGIDQAYFLLHGIILMTSLTVLILLKVYNNRRDSYVFDFIAEGTIFIGMTCMAFIGVLDQLVVGQITSYVTMLIICGIAILIKPPKNYIVYSIPHFIFLMLTFKFQQNPNMLVDVAVNSTLYYMCVLVISKIVYDNQVEHMLKNMMLEASNKQLEYLSNYDHLTNLYNRRYFESVIIQEITDNPAYASRNIIVGIMDIDHFKKVNDAYGHKAGDKVLQEISKRIKKHITGKNSSSRWGGEEFSFVFIDMTREQCHTLVEELRVIIEDMIVEFEKYSIRITSSFGLAKLQGVREQDVSIGFIQADNALYIAKENGRNCIQWTDIQL from the coding sequence ATGATCAATAAAATGTTTAGTAAAACACCCAACGTATATTCTTATGACATAACAGAAGAAAACATTCAGCAAATTGGGAAAAACATTAAAGCAATCAATTATAAACGATTAGTGATATTTAGTTTTTTAACAATGGTATTAGAAGTTCTGCTAATTGTGTTTAATGATATCCCGGCTTTGACAAATCAAAAACATGGAGAGGGAATTGATCAGGCATACTTTCTCTTGCATGGAATTATATTGATGACTAGTTTAACGGTACTTATTCTTCTTAAGGTCTATAATAATCGCCGTGATAGCTATGTGTTTGATTTTATTGCAGAAGGAACTATTTTCATAGGGATGACTTGCATGGCTTTTATTGGAGTACTAGATCAGCTTGTTGTGGGACAGATTACATCCTATGTAACAATGTTGATTATCTGTGGTATTGCAATTCTTATCAAACCGCCCAAAAATTATATTGTCTATTCGATTCCGCACTTTATTTTTTTAATGCTAACATTTAAATTTCAACAAAACCCAAATATGCTAGTTGATGTTGCTGTCAATAGCACATTATATTACATGTGCGTTTTAGTTATATCAAAAATTGTATATGACAATCAAGTAGAACATATGCTTAAGAACATGATGCTTGAAGCATCAAACAAGCAGTTAGAATATCTATCTAATTATGACCATCTTACAAATTTGTATAATCGGCGTTATTTTGAGTCAGTGATTATACAAGAGATTACCGATAATCCAGCTTATGCATCGAGAAATATTATTGTTGGTATTATGGATATTGACCATTTTAAAAAGGTCAATGATGCCTATGGACATAAGGCTGGGGACAAGGTGCTTCAGGAAATTTCTAAGAGGATTAAAAAACACATAACAGGCAAAAATTCGTCATCAAGATGGGGAGGAGAAGAGTTTAGCTTTGTATTTATAGATATGACACGGGAGCAATGTCATACATTAGTCGAAGAACTTCGTGTTATAATTGAAGATATGATTGTCGAGTTTGAAAAATATTCGATTCGTATTACTTCGAGTTTTGGGTTGGCAAAACTTCAAGGCGTTAGGGAACAAGATGTGTCTATAGGATTTATACAAGCTGACAATGCTCTATATATTGCTAAGGAAAACGGAAGAAATTGTATACAATGGACAGATATTCAGTTGTAA